In Osmia lignaria lignaria isolate PbOS001 chromosome 13, iyOsmLign1, whole genome shotgun sequence, the DNA window TTGAGAATCAAGAGAATGAAGCCCACTGTGTAAATAGTAAAGACGATAATGCTGATGCAACAGGCAATGTATCAGAAACTGGTTCGAAAGAATCGGAATGCTGCCAAACTAACACAAGTAAATACCTCTTCGTACCCATATATTAAGTACTTGGCTAGATATTTTactatttgttttaattaggTTCCAATGTAGCGGTCTCTCGTCCCGTGAACGGTAAAACAAACAGTGGTAGGTATGAAAAGATCTCATGCAAGATTACAGTATCTTGTAAagcttataaaataaaatttattattgtcaGCATTGCAGAAAGTAGAATCCCAGAAAAAGGtaaaaaggaaaacgaaaaaGAAGGACGAGAAAAAATTGTCAACGCCATGTGTAAATAATTCGGTAACTAGTCTGACTCCAAACACTCTCATTTTGTCCGGCGGTAAATTAATGCCTCTGGTAACTCCTATGACATcaaatatcattgtaaatacTCAGCAACAACCTGCGAATCCCATAATCCTTGGTAACGCTCAACAAAATCAAATGATCGTTATGCAACCGTTGACGAATCGTGTACAAAATCCTGTCGTTTCAATTTGTAATCAAACCTTAATCAATACTGTACAAAAAGTTACGTTGAACACGGTGCCAAGCATCCGCGCTAACATGGTCGTCGATTCCCAGAATTGGGCGTCGAATGTAAAGAATATAATCAACGCGACAAAAATCGGTGGTCACAAAGGTATCTTGCCAAAGGGTAAAGAAGTTACGAAAACTACAATGACCTACAAAGTTCCTATTCCGGCTGTCCATAAGGAAAAATTGGAGAAATCGAAAGAACACACCACTAAGAAAGACACTGACGTTAAATTAAAAGTTAGTAAGAATCATACTAAAAATGTTAAGAATCAGCAGGCTGCAGAAACaacggaaaagaaaaatgaaaaagaaaagagcgtGGAAAGTACTGAGAATCAAAAAGGATCCCTTAAGCGTCCTTCAAATGCGGAAGCTGACTCCACAGATGAACCTGTTGATAAAAAACGGAAGATTAATGAAAACAGTGAAAGTACCGTTCAAGTACAGACAGTATCTGTTTCAAAATCAGATTTTACCGTGACCTGTAAATCCATTGAAAGCTTAAAGCACGTGATAGAGAAGATAGGCGAAGATACGAACGAAGGTAAGGAGAAAGGTAATTGTCCTGCTCAATCAGGGGACAAGGAGTCGTGTAATGAAACGAACGTAGAGTGTTCGGTTTTATTGAGCACCAATAGTGTAAACCAGGAAGACGTCAATGATTCTTTAAAGTCTGCAGACGTGTTAAAACAGGACAGCGTTCAGAAAACCGCAGACACCTCATCGCCAGTCACTTTCACAGAGGAGCATCTGAAATCTAGCAGCGAGACGATAGCAATTTCTCCTGAAACAGGCTTCAATATTCCTGTAGATGATACGTTAGAAAAGTCCAACAACGATAGTGATCGTTCCAACTCTAAATCACCTTTGACAGAAGTTGAAGAGGCGGTCGAAGAGTCTGCAGAATCTAAGAAGATGAAAGATGTATGTAATCTTGGCACAGAGTTTGACAATCTGTTAGAAGTAACACCTAAAGAGGCGGAGGCTGTTGAAGGAACAACCAACTTGGAgagcaataaaattattctgaATCTTGATACAAACACCACGACGACCTTAAAGCCAGAAACTAATACTGCAGTTCAGACTTCAGACGCTGCaacgtcgtcgtcatcgttgcTTCCAGTGAACATAGTAGAGGATGACTCCAAGCTTATTAAAACATCAAAAGATGAAGTATCGAAGACATCTCTGTCATACAATACAGAAAATTCTTTTGTGCCTATTGGCAGCAGAGCTGACGGTCTTCACTCGGACCTCTCGAACGACATATTTGCCTCTCTTCAAGTTCCTTCAAGTTCGCACAACCCAGAATCAATATCTCCTACCGCAGCATTCCTAATGGCTTTTCCATTGGTATCCTCGTTAAATGGTAAAACTGAGGTTCTGGAAGAGGAGATGAAAGAAGACTTCAAGTACCACAGTCAAACTCCACCCATGCTGCTGCAGATTGGAGCCATGGAACCCAACAGTTTCAAATTAAAGACTACATCTCCCTCTCATGCTATTGCTGAGAAACGTCTGAAGGTGAATtacgaagaaaagaagagtgTGAATCCCCCTGTAACCGAGGCAGTGAACTCGGACCTGATTGTCTCTGTAGAATGCAGTACAACCACGAAAGTCCTACCCAAGGTGGTGAGCAACGAACCTCTTAGAGAACCTTACAAGATCGTGCAAAGTGTATTGGCACCTTCTTTGGAGAAGCCTGCTTCTTCGAGCTCCTTCTCTCAGACCCTGTACTCAATTGCAAGTGTATCAGGCACTACTTCAATTGCCACCAGCTCAGACACTGGACATAATTGTCAGAACCAGCTCACAACCAGCTTGCAGAATGCAATTACCAGCAGTGAAAACGTTGCTACTCAAATTGGCACTGTTTCTATATCTAATAAAACAGAGCAGACTAACTGTCCAGTTCAAGCATCTACCTGTGACACTAATGTCCGGTATTCTAGCTCTCAAGATTTTCTATCAACCTACTCGACGATTGTTGAAAACAATCTTCCCAACCTGCAGCAGAATTCAACAGTCTGCAGTAGTGCATCAATTCAGGAAACAAATTCTGCCTCACTGAATCAGAATGTAACAGCTGATGTATCTCAGGCACCCATGGTTCCTCATTTGACTAACACAACAACCACCACAAATTCTACATCTTTGCCTTTGCAGTCCATGCAGATGGATTACACGTCCCAGATGAAGGAGAAAAATTCTGATAGTTCTCGTATAGCCTATGAGATCCATGGTAAGGATCCTCTGATAGATTCCAATATTGTGCCCAACAACAGACTCAATTACACTGGGCACATAGACAGAGTTCTTCCAACATCCTCTCAGAACATCCAGCAAGAGTATTCCATGCAATCTAAAGATGCTTCTCTATCTGTTCTATCTTCACAAGGTATGCAGACCGTTTACGAATCGCAACCCAAAGACACTCATGTCCTGTCCACGCAGCAGAATACTCATCAGAGTTACACGGTGCACGAGAAAGATCACATCATTCAGAATACCCATAACGATTACACAGTGGATCAAAATAAGAATCTATCTCGAAAAGACCCGATACCGTACTCGTCGGGAAACACAAGCGCGTCCAATAGAAATCAAAGTTATTCTACGAAGGAGTCGATGCCAAACTCCTCTGAAGCTCATTTTCAACGCAGCTTTCCAAAGATGACCAAGGATTCTGATTCTTCGGTTACTAATGCAGAGCAGGATGCGAAGTTGAACGAGGTACTGAGGTCGAAACCGCAGGAACCACAGGATCATGGACGCGACACGAATTACACATCATCGAAGAAGATAGACGTTGATCCCTTTGTTCAGACGTTCTCGTACGGAGTGAAAGAGTCGATGAGCACGCAGGCTGATCAAAATGTATTAAATCAAAACACTGATAACATATTCCAAGGAAAGAGAGATGATGCTCAGAGTTATTCTAATTACTCCAATAAAGATACGAAGAAGATTAATACCAGTTCGTCGAACAATATGAACGGTAAACCTCTGATACAAAATACATCTGTTAGTCGTTATTCTCAGCAGTCGACTTCCTTTGTGGCTACCTCTAATTACGAGAATAGTACTGTCACCGAGAACCACGCAAAGTCGACAACCACTGTCGCTCATAATTCTTCCAATTTCAGTATCCTGTCGTGGACCACTTTCTCACCGGTTAGCGGAGGAGGTGGCAACAATCTTGTACAGTTTGACCAAGGGCCAAATCAAACAGACAACACAGAGGCAAAGACAATCTGTGAGAATTACAGTTACGTTCCTTTGCACAAGGAAAATTCAAGTTTCTCAAACGTTTTGAACAATGATGTCTATTCAACGAATTCATCAATGAATAATGTTGACAAGTCCAGGATGAAGACTGGAATGGAAGCACAGAAACAATCCTTCGTGGACCCGACGAAAACAAGAAATATTCAGACTAATGTCCCTGGCAAACAGAGTCGCATGCAAAATCAAAGCCAAACCTCGTCAGGTAACAATGATTACAACAAGTACGGtacggaaaataaaaataaatccaaGTATGGTATGGAGTCAGACTATATTCAGAATGAATATTCTGGAATGgatcaacagcagcagcaacatggACAGAAAAATCATCAGACCATGGCTACCAAACACGACAAAGCTGTATATCCAATGTCTGGTTATGATTCCCAGGTGAACTTTGATTTACCCGAAGTCAGCACCCAGATGAAGTACTCTGCGGAGGCTTATGCTGGCTCCAATTTTAAATACCCTGATAAATCACAGCAACAGAGTCAGGCCAAGTATCAGCCTCTAGTTCAGGGACAAATTCCTTCCCTTCAACACGACAGTGTCACGTACAATAACAGTGGTAAACATGGTCAGCAGCAGAGTGGTACAAAGTCAAAAGGAAATCAGCAGCAACACGCGATTAGAGCACCCGTGAATTGGATGATGACACCAGAAATTAAGCATAACACAAACATAGCTGACATCATTTTACCACCCATTGGTAAGGAGCTGGAATTCTGCCAGAATAATCTGTTTGCACAAACACCGTCCTACAATCAAGGAACGCCAAATCAGTTTTACAATAACTATGATGTCACCGCACATGGTTTCCCCAATTTACCGGTTTTGCAAGGTGAACCGAAGAGAACCTCAGAGGTGTTTTATTCAGAGGAACAACCATTTCCTTGGTCTCCTACAAAGACTAGCGTTCACGTTGAACAGAGTCAGTCAGTCAAAGGCATAGATCAACATATTGTCCCATCCAGTCTTCCAACCTTGGTCGGTGATCTGGACTTGGGTACCAACATACCCGAGAAACAGAACTTCCTGTTCAGTCAAGTGCCATCTAGGGTTCCACCCGATCAGAGCAAAGACCCTAATAAGGATAAAGAAGGGAACGTCGCAGGACGTGATTTTCATACTGTGCTGAATAATCAGACTGTTCAACACCCAGGGGCTGGATCCTCCTTCCTTTCTGTGAGTCAGCTGGTTGAACACGAGAAGGCTGAAAAATCCCATCAGCAGCATCACCAGCAGcaacatcatcatcatcatcaccatcaccatcacGCCCATCAAcatcaacagcagcagcagcagcagcaacaacaacagcagcagcagcaacagcaggcTAGGAAACATCAGAGGAAAAGTAATGCTAGTCCTAGAGGCAACAGCAAACGTCAGATGGATATTCGAAAACAAAATTCAGGAAACGATCACCTGCATCAAAGGCACGAAGAGCAGAAGTCATCGGGTCATACATTCCCCGAACAAGGATATCAGCAGCAACAGAAATATCAGCAGAATAATATTCATTGGAGAAGTAGAAATTGTAAGAGCAATTATACCGCAGAGGCATTGATAGGAACTAATAGCAGTGTTCACGATACAAATCAAGATAAACATCCCTCCATCAAGTTCTCTACTAATTATTCTCAGAACAAGTTTCAAACCAGTTTGCCCACCGCAGACGCTGTCATGCCTATTAATTATTTCTCGAACGCAGACGATGGAAGTGGCTATGGGCAAATGGTCAATCAGAATTTCAATTCATATAGCTATTCCTCGAACACGAATATCTATCCTACTTCAAACTTCATCACCAGCATATCAAACACACCTACCAGTTACATGATGCCGTTGCACGACAACACCGACTACATGGAAGCAAACGCTTTCCTTTTATCAAATGTGACCGTGTCCTCGTCCAACTCTTCGTCAACTACGTCCACTGTAACGACTTCAACTTCCAATGTGAACAGCAATGCAAAGAATCATCAGCATTACGGGAAGCACCAGAACTGCGACAAAAGAACTTATTCCACTAACGTGAAGAAGGGGAAAAGGAAAGGTATCGATGGAACGATGCAGAACTTGGAATTTCCTCTTTCCGGTATCAATTCGCCGTTGGAAGATTATCATCATTCGACTACGTTTTTACCACCGCCTCCGCCACCGCATGCTAGCCCTCTTTATCAAAATCATCCACAGGCAAATGTGTACACAAAAGCTGTGAATGGATTACCACCTCCACCGTCTGTAGCCGGTCCTCAGGGTGTACCGACGGTGGCTACAGCTGGTTTCCCGATGAATCCAAACATGCCAAGGGGTGGAATCGTTGCCAGTAATCCAATGACTATGAGCCATCATCCCTCGGGCACTAGTCTCACCAACTTCAACTTGAGCACCATTTTTCCAGAGATGAACGATAAAGTACGTGGATCATTAGATCACCTTAATCCTGTATGCTCATTATATTGGGTTAATTGGATTATTTCTTAGATTACAGGATACAAGCCACCGAATGGTATACCTCCTGGTTTACCACAGCCATCGAACCAGTCTGCAGCTTATACGCAAAGGTCCAATTATCCAACGAATCCCCTCTGTCATTTGCCACAGGTTTGTTTCACAGATGAAGAAACAAATGTCTTGAAACTAAAGTAAAACGTTAATAATTGTGATTGTAAAATTCTTTCAGGTGTCCGAAGGAAGTCAGTTTGGTAATAGcattcctcctcctcctcctcctccacctccccCTGGAGTAATCCATTACAAGAATGTGTGAT includes these proteins:
- the LOC117602336 gene encoding uncharacterized protein LOC117602336 isoform X2 → MNTYFKTLADLLPPNQEGRKRNKVDILIQASKYIKDLHSRTEELFLAHASEAHKEELARLKKLVTQLFSRTQLLSTLLKEAGISVPAEPALEKISPLKWSNKINVEDAENYFNKVEEIKSSESKREKSAELKVPSKRKSVNSSNSSSKKLMENSNVSKDVNNSIENQENEAHCVNSKDDNADATGNVSETGSKESECCQTNTSSNVAVSRPVNGKTNSALQKVESQKKVKRKTKKKDEKKLSTPCVNNSVTSLTPNTLILSGGKLMPLVTPMTSNIIVNTQQQPANPIILGNAQQNQMIVMQPLTNRVQNPVVSICNQTLINTVQKVTLNTVPSIRANMVVDSQNWASNVKNIINATKIGGHKGILPKGKEVTKTTMTYKVPIPAVHKEKLEKSKEHTTKKDTDVKLKVSKNHTKNVKNQQAAETTEKKNEKEKSVESTENQKGSLKRPSNAEADSTDEPVDKKRKINENSESTVQVQTVSVSKSDFTVTCKSIESLKHVIEKIGEDTNEGKEKGNCPAQSGDKESCNETNVECSVLLSTNSVNQEDVNDSLKSADVLKQDSVQKTADTSSPVTFTEEHLKSSSETIAISPETGFNIPVDDTLEKSNNDSDRSNSKSPLTEVEEAVEESAESKKMKDVCNLGTEFDNLLEVTPKEAEAVEGTTNLESNKIILNLDTNTTTTLKPETNTAVQTSDAATSSSSLLPVNIVEDDSKLIKTSKDEVSKTSLSYNTENSFVPIGSRADGLHSDLSNDIFASLQVPSSSHNPESISPTAAFLMAFPLVSSLNGKTEVLEEEMKEDFKYHSQTPPMLLQIGAMEPNSFKLKTTSPSHAIAEKRLKVNYEEKKSVNPPVTEAVNSDLIVSVECSTTTKVLPKVVSNEPLREPYKIVQSVLAPSLEKPASSSSFSQTLYSIASVSGTTSIATSSDTGHNCQNQLTTSLQNAITSSENVATQIGTVSISNKTEQTNCPVQASTCDTNVRYSSSQDFLSTYSTIVENNLPNLQQNSTVCSSASIQETNSASLNQNVTADVSQAPMVPHLTNTTTTTNSTSLPLQSMQMDYTSQMKEKNSDSSRIAYEIHGKDPLIDSNIVPNNRLNYTGHIDRVLPTSSQNIQQEYSMQSKDASLSVLSSQGMQTVYESQPKDTHVLSTQQNTHQSYTVHEKDHIIQNTHNDYTVDQNKNLSRKDPIPYSSGNTSASNRNQSYSTKESMPNSSEAHFQRSFPKMTKDSDSSVTNAEQDAKLNEVLRSKPQEPQDHGRDTNYTSSKKIDVDPFVQTFSYGVKESMSTQADQNVLNQNTDNIFQGKRDDAQSYSNYSNKDTKKINTSSSNNMNGKPLIQNTSVSRYSQQSTSFVATSNYENSTVTENHAKSTTTVAHNSSNFSILSWTTFSPVSGGGGNNLVQFDQGPNQTDNTEAKTICENYSYVPLHKENSSFSNVLNNDVYSTNSSMNNVDKSRMKTGMEAQKQSFVDPTKTRNIQTNVPGKQSRMQNQSQTSSGNNDYNKYGTENKNKSKYGMESDYIQNEYSGMDQQQQQHGQKNHQTMATKHDKAVYPMSGYDSQVNFDLPEVSTQMKYSAEAYAGSNFKYPDKSQQQSQAKYQPLVQGQIPSLQHDSVTYNNSGKHGQQQSGTKSKGNQQQHAIRAPVNWMMTPEIKHNTNIADIILPPIGKELEFCQNNLFAQTPSYNQGTPNQFYNNYDVTAHGFPNLPVLQGEPKRTSEVFYSEEQPFPWSPTKTSVHVEQSQSVKGIDQHIVPSSLPTLVGDLDLGTNIPEKQNFLFSQVPSRVPPDQSKDPNKDKEGNVAGRDFHTVLNNQTVQHPGAGSSFLSVSQLVEHEKAEKSHQQHHQQQHHHHHHHHHHAHQHQQQQQQQQQQQQQQQQQARKHQRKSNASPRGNSKRQMDIRKQNSGNDHLHQRHEEQKSSGHTFPEQGYQQQQKYQQNNIHWRSRNCKSNYTAEALIGTNSSVHDTNQDKHPSIKFSTNYSQNKFQTSLPTADAVMPINYFSNADDGSGYGQMVNQNFNSYSYSSNTNIYPTSNFITSISNTPTSYMMPLHDNTDYMEANAFLLSNVTVSSSNSSSTTSTVTTSTSNVNSNAKNHQHYGKHQNCDKRTYSTNVKKGKRKGIDGTMQNLEFPLSGINSPLEDYHHSTTFLPPPPPPHASPLYQNHPQANVYTKAVNGLPPPPSVAGPQGVPTVATAGFPMNPNMPRGGIVASNPMTMSHHPSGTSLTNFNLSTIFPEMNDKITGYKPPNGIPPGLPQPSNQSAAYTQRSNYPTNPLCHLPQVSEGSQFGNSIPPPPPPPPPPGVIHYKNV
- the LOC117602336 gene encoding uncharacterized protein LOC117602336 isoform X1; translation: MPRKENTKAKTWERDRRKRMNTYFKTLADLLPPNQEGRKRNKVDILIQASKYIKDLHSRTEELFLAHASEAHKEELARLKKLVTQLFSRTQLLSTLLKEAGISVPAEPALEKISPLKWSNKINVEDAENYFNKVEEIKSSESKREKSAELKVPSKRKSVNSSNSSSKKLMENSNVSKDVNNSIENQENEAHCVNSKDDNADATGNVSETGSKESECCQTNTSSNVAVSRPVNGKTNSALQKVESQKKVKRKTKKKDEKKLSTPCVNNSVTSLTPNTLILSGGKLMPLVTPMTSNIIVNTQQQPANPIILGNAQQNQMIVMQPLTNRVQNPVVSICNQTLINTVQKVTLNTVPSIRANMVVDSQNWASNVKNIINATKIGGHKGILPKGKEVTKTTMTYKVPIPAVHKEKLEKSKEHTTKKDTDVKLKVSKNHTKNVKNQQAAETTEKKNEKEKSVESTENQKGSLKRPSNAEADSTDEPVDKKRKINENSESTVQVQTVSVSKSDFTVTCKSIESLKHVIEKIGEDTNEGKEKGNCPAQSGDKESCNETNVECSVLLSTNSVNQEDVNDSLKSADVLKQDSVQKTADTSSPVTFTEEHLKSSSETIAISPETGFNIPVDDTLEKSNNDSDRSNSKSPLTEVEEAVEESAESKKMKDVCNLGTEFDNLLEVTPKEAEAVEGTTNLESNKIILNLDTNTTTTLKPETNTAVQTSDAATSSSSLLPVNIVEDDSKLIKTSKDEVSKTSLSYNTENSFVPIGSRADGLHSDLSNDIFASLQVPSSSHNPESISPTAAFLMAFPLVSSLNGKTEVLEEEMKEDFKYHSQTPPMLLQIGAMEPNSFKLKTTSPSHAIAEKRLKVNYEEKKSVNPPVTEAVNSDLIVSVECSTTTKVLPKVVSNEPLREPYKIVQSVLAPSLEKPASSSSFSQTLYSIASVSGTTSIATSSDTGHNCQNQLTTSLQNAITSSENVATQIGTVSISNKTEQTNCPVQASTCDTNVRYSSSQDFLSTYSTIVENNLPNLQQNSTVCSSASIQETNSASLNQNVTADVSQAPMVPHLTNTTTTTNSTSLPLQSMQMDYTSQMKEKNSDSSRIAYEIHGKDPLIDSNIVPNNRLNYTGHIDRVLPTSSQNIQQEYSMQSKDASLSVLSSQGMQTVYESQPKDTHVLSTQQNTHQSYTVHEKDHIIQNTHNDYTVDQNKNLSRKDPIPYSSGNTSASNRNQSYSTKESMPNSSEAHFQRSFPKMTKDSDSSVTNAEQDAKLNEVLRSKPQEPQDHGRDTNYTSSKKIDVDPFVQTFSYGVKESMSTQADQNVLNQNTDNIFQGKRDDAQSYSNYSNKDTKKINTSSSNNMNGKPLIQNTSVSRYSQQSTSFVATSNYENSTVTENHAKSTTTVAHNSSNFSILSWTTFSPVSGGGGNNLVQFDQGPNQTDNTEAKTICENYSYVPLHKENSSFSNVLNNDVYSTNSSMNNVDKSRMKTGMEAQKQSFVDPTKTRNIQTNVPGKQSRMQNQSQTSSGNNDYNKYGTENKNKSKYGMESDYIQNEYSGMDQQQQQHGQKNHQTMATKHDKAVYPMSGYDSQVNFDLPEVSTQMKYSAEAYAGSNFKYPDKSQQQSQAKYQPLVQGQIPSLQHDSVTYNNSGKHGQQQSGTKSKGNQQQHAIRAPVNWMMTPEIKHNTNIADIILPPIGKELEFCQNNLFAQTPSYNQGTPNQFYNNYDVTAHGFPNLPVLQGEPKRTSEVFYSEEQPFPWSPTKTSVHVEQSQSVKGIDQHIVPSSLPTLVGDLDLGTNIPEKQNFLFSQVPSRVPPDQSKDPNKDKEGNVAGRDFHTVLNNQTVQHPGAGSSFLSVSQLVEHEKAEKSHQQHHQQQHHHHHHHHHHAHQHQQQQQQQQQQQQQQQQQARKHQRKSNASPRGNSKRQMDIRKQNSGNDHLHQRHEEQKSSGHTFPEQGYQQQQKYQQNNIHWRSRNCKSNYTAEALIGTNSSVHDTNQDKHPSIKFSTNYSQNKFQTSLPTADAVMPINYFSNADDGSGYGQMVNQNFNSYSYSSNTNIYPTSNFITSISNTPTSYMMPLHDNTDYMEANAFLLSNVTVSSSNSSSTTSTVTTSTSNVNSNAKNHQHYGKHQNCDKRTYSTNVKKGKRKGIDGTMQNLEFPLSGINSPLEDYHHSTTFLPPPPPPHASPLYQNHPQANVYTKAVNGLPPPPSVAGPQGVPTVATAGFPMNPNMPRGGIVASNPMTMSHHPSGTSLTNFNLSTIFPEMNDKITGYKPPNGIPPGLPQPSNQSAAYTQRSNYPTNPLCHLPQVSEGSQFGNSIPPPPPPPPPPGVIHYKNV